Proteins co-encoded in one bacterium genomic window:
- a CDS encoding Xaa-Pro peptidase family protein, with the protein MRWTISEDEFRGRQVRVREALARRGLGGLCLFSPTQVFYLTGFAFIQTERPIGFAFPREGRSVLFVPQLEAEHSRLHALVDQVEAYPEYPGRTHPMKRFAEICRELGLGSGRVGVDGDGYGGGYGYRGPALSELLADAKIVPSRDLIEEMIAVKSPEEVTLIRESAKWGNLAHTLLQQYTRPGLTETEVSGRASFDATQAMIRTLGPSYRPLSWLRAGAYAGYRGQIGKDSALPHSLTTNAVFRAGDVLVTGAASGVGGYGSELERTMIIGKPDDRQRRYFDLMVGAQQAAFDAIRPGAKCSDVDHAVMAFFEQHDLMSCWRHHTGHALGMGIHEGPFFDVGDHTPMVPGMVFSVEPGIYIPGYAGFRHSDTVLVTEDGMEMITYYPRMLEDLVIDA; encoded by the coding sequence ATGCGGTGGACGATCAGCGAGGATGAGTTTCGCGGCCGCCAGGTACGGGTGCGCGAGGCGTTGGCGCGCCGCGGCCTCGGGGGGTTGTGCTTGTTCAGCCCGACCCAGGTGTTCTATCTGACCGGGTTCGCGTTCATTCAAACCGAGCGGCCGATCGGCTTCGCGTTTCCCCGCGAGGGGCGGAGCGTCCTGTTCGTGCCGCAGCTCGAGGCGGAGCACTCGCGACTCCACGCGCTCGTGGACCAAGTCGAGGCGTACCCCGAATACCCGGGGCGCACCCATCCGATGAAGCGCTTCGCCGAGATCTGTCGCGAGCTCGGGTTGGGGAGCGGTCGCGTCGGGGTCGACGGGGACGGGTACGGCGGCGGATACGGCTACCGCGGCCCCGCGTTGAGCGAGCTTCTCGCGGACGCCAAGATCGTCCCCTCGCGCGACCTGATCGAGGAGATGATCGCGGTGAAGTCGCCGGAAGAAGTGACGTTGATCCGCGAGAGCGCGAAATGGGGGAATCTCGCGCACACGCTGCTGCAGCAGTACACGCGTCCGGGCCTCACCGAAACCGAGGTGAGCGGGCGTGCGTCGTTCGACGCCACGCAGGCGATGATCCGCACGCTCGGCCCGTCCTACCGGCCGCTGTCCTGGTTACGCGCGGGCGCGTACGCTGGGTACCGGGGTCAGATCGGCAAGGATTCGGCGCTGCCGCACTCGCTGACGACCAACGCGGTGTTCCGGGCCGGCGACGTCCTCGTCACAGGCGCCGCGTCCGGCGTCGGGGGATACGGCAGCGAGTTGGAGCGGACGATGATCATCGGCAAACCCGACGACCGCCAACGGCGTTACTTCGACCTGATGGTGGGGGCCCAGCAGGCGGCGTTCGACGCGATCCGCCCCGGTGCCAAGTGCTCGGACGTGGACCATGCGGTAATGGCGTTCTTCGAACAGCACGACCTCATGTCGTGCTGGCGGCACCACACCGGCCACGCGCTCGGTATGGGGATTCATGAGGGACCGTTCTTCGACGTCGGCGACCACACGCCGATGGTACCGGGAATGGTGTTCAGCGTCGAGCCCGGCATCTACATTCCCGGCTACGCCGGGTTCCGACACTCCGACACGGTGTTGGTCACCGAGGATGGGATGGAGATGATCACGTACTACCCGCGGATGTTGGAGGACCTGGTCATCGACGCCTGA
- a CDS encoding bifunctional phosphoglucose/phosphomannose isomerase, which yields MVALDDVSAFRACDPSGMLKTVLAFPAQLLESWERAVAAPIARPAVAPAHIVALGMGGSAIAADLVAAYLAPRLSLPLVTVRDTRVPAYVGRASAVIATSYSGETEETLAAAEMAVRAGAHVVVITSGGRLATLAAGGTVLRVRGGLQPRAALAHLFAPTLAVLEKWGLAGPCGADVDEAVGVLGAIATEAGPDVPTSRNPAKQLAEALQGVIPAVYAGTPELAPVARRWKTQFNENSKTLATWDVFPELTHNEVVGWGAPRDLVSRAAAVILLGGDEDERAVRRIQVAREAALQGAAGVHEVRGRGAGRLSRMLSLVFLGDLASVYLAYLRGVDPTPVGAIDRVKQGMRATS from the coding sequence ATGGTGGCCCTCGACGACGTTTCCGCCTTTCGTGCCTGCGATCCGTCCGGCATGCTCAAGACCGTGCTGGCGTTTCCGGCGCAACTCCTCGAGTCGTGGGAACGTGCCGTCGCGGCGCCGATCGCGCGACCGGCCGTGGCGCCTGCGCACATCGTCGCGCTGGGCATGGGCGGGTCTGCGATCGCGGCGGATCTGGTGGCCGCGTACCTCGCTCCGCGCCTCAGCCTTCCGCTGGTCACCGTGCGCGACACCCGCGTGCCGGCCTACGTGGGCCGGGCGTCGGCGGTGATTGCCACGAGCTACTCTGGCGAGACCGAGGAAACACTCGCCGCCGCGGAGATGGCGGTCCGAGCTGGCGCGCACGTCGTTGTGATCACCTCTGGAGGGCGGCTCGCGACGCTGGCCGCCGGAGGGACGGTGCTGCGGGTCCGCGGCGGCCTGCAGCCCCGCGCGGCGCTTGCGCACCTGTTCGCCCCGACGCTCGCGGTCCTCGAGAAATGGGGGCTGGCCGGGCCGTGCGGCGCAGACGTGGACGAGGCCGTCGGCGTACTGGGCGCGATCGCGACCGAGGCAGGGCCGGATGTCCCGACGTCGCGCAATCCCGCGAAGCAGCTCGCCGAGGCGCTGCAGGGCGTGATTCCCGCCGTGTATGCCGGCACGCCGGAACTCGCACCGGTCGCCCGTCGCTGGAAGACGCAGTTCAACGAGAACAGCAAAACGCTGGCCACCTGGGACGTGTTTCCCGAGTTGACCCACAACGAGGTGGTCGGGTGGGGCGCGCCCCGGGACCTGGTTAGCCGGGCTGCGGCGGTCATCCTGCTCGGCGGGGACGAGGACGAGCGGGCCGTGCGGCGCATCCAGGTCGCCCGCGAAGCGGCGTTGCAGGGTGCCGCAGGCGTGCATGAGGTGCGTGGACGCGGCGCCGGCCGCCTCTCGCGGATGCTGTCCCTCGTGTTTCTTGGCGATCTCGCGAGCGTGTATCTGGCCTATCTGCGCGGGGTGGATCCCACCCCGGTCGGAGCGATCGACCGCGTCAAGCAGGGGATGCGCGCCACCTCGTAG
- a CDS encoding SPFH domain-containing protein, producing the protein MSFLVAVVIVAALLWWNGIKIVREYQRLVVFRLGRSVGQKGPGLVYLIPLVDKAVWVDLREVFLEIPAQTCITKDNAPISIDFLIYWKVLDPSLSVIQVGNFAGAAQGIATTGLRAVIGDISLDEVLAKRDQINQILRAKLDEVTERWGVKVTTVEIREITPPRDVQEAMTRQMSAERSRRALVTEADGKKQAAITIAEGEKQAAILKAEGDRQAAILRAEGFSLALDRIFAVAKGVDTNTMSLQYLEALKALGASPATKFVFPMEFTKLLQPFIDGAGRTGTPRTP; encoded by the coding sequence ATGAGTTTCTTGGTCGCGGTGGTGATCGTCGCGGCGCTGCTGTGGTGGAACGGGATCAAGATCGTCCGAGAGTACCAGCGCCTCGTCGTGTTCCGTTTGGGACGCAGCGTGGGTCAGAAGGGCCCGGGGCTCGTGTACTTGATCCCCCTGGTCGACAAGGCGGTCTGGGTGGACCTGCGCGAGGTGTTCCTTGAGATCCCGGCGCAGACGTGCATCACGAAGGACAACGCCCCGATCTCGATCGACTTCCTGATCTACTGGAAGGTCCTGGACCCGTCGCTCAGCGTGATCCAGGTGGGGAACTTCGCCGGCGCCGCGCAGGGGATCGCCACCACCGGGCTCCGGGCGGTCATCGGTGACATCAGCCTCGATGAGGTGCTCGCCAAGCGCGACCAGATCAACCAGATCCTGCGCGCGAAGCTCGACGAGGTCACGGAGCGCTGGGGCGTCAAGGTAACCACCGTCGAGATCCGGGAGATCACGCCGCCGAGGGACGTCCAGGAGGCGATGACGCGCCAGATGTCGGCGGAACGCAGCCGGCGGGCCCTGGTCACGGAGGCGGACGGCAAGAAGCAGGCGGCGATCACGATCGCGGAGGGCGAGAAGCAGGCCGCGATCCTGAAGGCGGAGGGAGACCGCCAGGCGGCGATCCTTCGCGCGGAGGGGTTCTCGCTTGCGCTCGACAGGATCTTCGCCGTCGCCAAGGGCGTCGACACGAACACGATGAGCCTGCAGTACCTGGAGGCGCTCAAGGCACTCGGGGCGAGCCCCGCGACGAAGTTCGTGTTTCCGATGGAGTTCACGAAGCTGCTGCAGCCGTTCATCGACGGCGCGGGACGGACCGGCACGCCGCGCACGCCGTAG
- the ugpC gene encoding sn-glycerol-3-phosphate ABC transporter ATP-binding protein UgpC — translation MAKVMLEEVVKQFGNVLAVNHVSLDIPDKQFTVLVGPSGCGKTTCLRLVAGLEEATAGNIYIGDRIVNDVAPKDRDIAMVFQNYALYPHMTVYDNMAFGLRLRKYARPEIDRRVKEAAEMLGIQELLGRKPKQLSGGQRQRVALGRAIVREPQVFLMDEPLSNLDAKLRVQTRAEIKKLHARLQTTTVYVTHDQVEAMTMGDRIVVMKDGVVQQVDSPLNLYERPANLFVAGFIGSPAMNFLEAKLAKQDGKMIVDGGVFRADVPAEYVPKLADWAGRPIIFGVRPEDVHDRAFHKGSDNGAVIHANVDVHEPLGSDIILYLTAGEHSIVARVDARSQARMGQSTDVVIDMNKMHVFNADTHDAIL, via the coding sequence GTGGCCAAGGTGATGCTCGAAGAAGTCGTCAAACAGTTCGGCAACGTCCTCGCTGTGAACCACGTCTCGCTCGACATTCCCGACAAGCAGTTCACCGTGCTGGTGGGACCGTCGGGATGCGGGAAGACGACGTGCCTCCGGCTGGTCGCGGGGCTTGAGGAGGCGACCGCGGGCAACATCTACATCGGCGACCGGATCGTGAACGATGTGGCCCCGAAGGATCGGGACATCGCGATGGTGTTCCAGAACTACGCGCTGTACCCGCACATGACCGTGTACGACAACATGGCGTTCGGGCTGCGCCTGCGGAAATACGCCCGGCCCGAGATCGACCGACGGGTGAAAGAGGCGGCCGAGATGCTCGGGATTCAGGAGCTGCTCGGCCGCAAGCCGAAGCAGCTTTCCGGCGGACAGCGTCAGCGCGTCGCGCTCGGGCGCGCGATCGTGCGGGAACCGCAGGTGTTCCTGATGGACGAACCCCTCAGCAACCTCGACGCGAAGCTCCGCGTGCAAACCCGCGCGGAGATCAAGAAGCTGCACGCCCGGCTGCAGACCACGACCGTGTACGTGACCCACGACCAGGTCGAGGCGATGACGATGGGCGACCGCATCGTGGTCATGAAGGATGGGGTCGTCCAACAGGTCGACAGCCCCCTGAACCTGTACGAGCGCCCGGCCAACCTCTTCGTCGCTGGATTCATCGGCTCGCCGGCGATGAACTTCCTGGAGGCGAAGCTCGCGAAGCAGGACGGTAAGATGATCGTCGACGGCGGCGTGTTCCGCGCCGACGTCCCGGCGGAGTACGTGCCCAAGCTCGCGGACTGGGCGGGGCGGCCGATCATTTTCGGGGTCCGGCCGGAGGACGTGCACGACCGGGCGTTCCACAAGGGGAGCGACAACGGCGCGGTGATTCATGCGAACGTCGATGTGCACGAGCCGCTCGGGTCCGACATCATTCTCTACTTGACCGCAGGCGAGCACAGCATCGTCGCCCGGGTGGACGCTCGCAGCCAGGCCCGGATGGGGCAGTCGACCGACGTGGTGATCGACATGAACAAGATGCACGTGTTCAACGCGGATACGCACGACGCGATCTTGTAG